From Corvus cornix cornix isolate S_Up_H32 chromosome 6, ASM73873v5, whole genome shotgun sequence, one genomic window encodes:
- the ENTPD1 gene encoding ectonucleoside triphosphate diphosphohydrolase 1 isoform X3, which yields MLVTGTKPKMSSTRTILLILGFLSTLAVIALIAVAVTQNKPLPRNIKYGIVLDAGSSHTNLYVYEWPAEKENDTGVVKQVEVCKVEGPGISGYSHATEEAGPSLAQCLQQAKEVIPSAQHKETPVYLGATAGMRLLRLQNKSAADKVLSSVENTLRLAPFNFQGARIITGQEEGAYGWITINYLLGNFKQSGWKKLLHSLTSLSETSGALDLGGASTQITFVSKDLSLESPENQLYFRLYGKDYQVYTHSFLCYGKDQALQQKLARDLQTVESSSLLDPCFHQGYQRTINISDFFKNPCTSDKKKELPFRQLYIEGEGDYQKCRENIQTLFNKTHCPYSSCSFNGIYLPPLQGDFGAFSAFYFVMNFLNLTSEPNPLALNKVTSTIESFCARPWQEVKTAYHHIKEKYLSEYCFSGAYILSLLENGYEFTEKNWQMIHFLGKIGSSDAGWTLGYMLNLTNMIPAEEPAEPPLSHGSYVGLMVLCSLVLVSVLLFAWLLFHKPKCLQKGIV from the exons TCACAGGTACCAAACCAAAGATGTCCTCGACAAGAACGATTCTACTCATCCTGGGATTCCTCTCTACTTTGGCTGTAATTGCTTTAATTGCTGTAGCAGTGACCCAAAACAAGCCACTTCCGAGGAATATTAAG TATGGGATCGTGCTGGATGCGGGATCGTCCCACACTAACCTCTACGTGTACGAGTGGCCAGCAGAGAAGGAGAACGACACTGGGGTGGTGAAGCAGGTGGAGGTGTGTAAAGTTGAAG GCCCTGGGATCTCAGGTTACTCCCATGCCACAGAGGAGGCAGGTCCCTCTCTGGCACAGTGCCTACAACAAGCAAAAGAGGTGAttccctcagcacagcacaaagaGACACCCGTCTACCTCGGAGCAACTGCTGGCATGCGGCTTCTCAG GTTGCAGAACAAAAGTGCAGCTGACAAAGTCTTGTCCTCAGTAGAAAACACACTACGCTTAGCTCCCTTCAACTTCCAGGGTGCCAGAATTATCACTGGTCAGGAAGAAGGAGCCTATGGATGGATCACCATTAACTACCTTCTGGGCAATTTCAAGCAG tcTGGCTGGAAAAAGCTTCTACACTCCCTGACATCCTTAAGTGAGACATCAGGAGCACTAGACCTTGGAGGAGCCTCCACACAGATTACCTTTGTATCAAAGGACCTCTCTTTGGAGTCCCCAGAGAACCAGCTCTACTTCCGTCTCTATGGCAAGGATTACCAAGTGTACACTCACAGCTTTCTCTGCTACGGGAAGGACCAGGCTCTGCAACAGAAACTGGCCAGGGACCTACAG ACCGTGGAGAGCAGCAGTCTCCTCGACCCGTGCTTTCACCAGGGTTATCAGAGGACTATAAATATAAGTGACTTCTTCAAAAACCCTTGCACATCagacaagaaaaaggaattacCTTTCAGACAGCTGTACATAGAGGGAGAGGGGGACTATCAAAAGTGCCGAGAAAACATCCAGACACTCTTCAACAAAACCCATTGTCCTTACTCCAGTTGCTCCTTCAATGGGATATACCTACCTCCATTACaaggggattttggg gctttttctgctttctatttTGTGATGAACTTTTTGAACCTGACCAGTGAACCAAACCCCCTTGCCCTGAACAAAGTGACCAGCACCATTGAGAGCTTCTGTGCCCGGCCTTGGCAAGAG GTGAAGACAGCATATCACCACATCAAAGAAAAGTACCTGAGTGAATATTGCTTCTCTGGAGCCTACATCCTCTCTCTCCTGGAAAATGGCTATGAGTTCACTGAAAAGAACTGGCAAATGATCCACTTCCTTGGAAAG ATCGGCAGCAGTGATGCAGGTTGGACCCTGGGCTACATGCTGAACCTGACCAACATGATTCCTGCAGAGGAGCCAGCCGAGCCCCCTCTCTCCCATGGCAGCTACGTGGGGCTGATGGTGCTGTGCTCCCTTGTGCTGGTGTCCGTGCTCCTGTTCGCCTGGCTTCTCTTCCACAAGCCCAAGTGCCTGCAGAAGGGGATTGTTTAG
- the ENTPD1 gene encoding ectonucleoside triphosphate diphosphohydrolase 1 isoform X1, with protein sequence MGLSVISYEEKLLRLLQHYPVFHICVTGTKPKMSSTRTILLILGFLSTLAVIALIAVAVTQNKPLPRNIKYGIVLDAGSSHTNLYVYEWPAEKENDTGVVKQVEVCKVEGPGISGYSHATEEAGPSLAQCLQQAKEVIPSAQHKETPVYLGATAGMRLLRLQNKSAADKVLSSVENTLRLAPFNFQGARIITGQEEGAYGWITINYLLGNFKQSGWKKLLHSLTSLSETSGALDLGGASTQITFVSKDLSLESPENQLYFRLYGKDYQVYTHSFLCYGKDQALQQKLARDLQTVESSSLLDPCFHQGYQRTINISDFFKNPCTSDKKKELPFRQLYIEGEGDYQKCRENIQTLFNKTHCPYSSCSFNGIYLPPLQGDFGAFSAFYFVMNFLNLTSEPNPLALNKVTSTIESFCARPWQEVKTAYHHIKEKYLSEYCFSGAYILSLLENGYEFTEKNWQMIHFLGKIGSSDAGWTLGYMLNLTNMIPAEEPAEPPLSHGSYVGLMVLCSLVLVSVLLFAWLLFHKPKCLQKGIV encoded by the exons TCACAGGTACCAAACCAAAGATGTCCTCGACAAGAACGATTCTACTCATCCTGGGATTCCTCTCTACTTTGGCTGTAATTGCTTTAATTGCTGTAGCAGTGACCCAAAACAAGCCACTTCCGAGGAATATTAAG TATGGGATCGTGCTGGATGCGGGATCGTCCCACACTAACCTCTACGTGTACGAGTGGCCAGCAGAGAAGGAGAACGACACTGGGGTGGTGAAGCAGGTGGAGGTGTGTAAAGTTGAAG GCCCTGGGATCTCAGGTTACTCCCATGCCACAGAGGAGGCAGGTCCCTCTCTGGCACAGTGCCTACAACAAGCAAAAGAGGTGAttccctcagcacagcacaaagaGACACCCGTCTACCTCGGAGCAACTGCTGGCATGCGGCTTCTCAG GTTGCAGAACAAAAGTGCAGCTGACAAAGTCTTGTCCTCAGTAGAAAACACACTACGCTTAGCTCCCTTCAACTTCCAGGGTGCCAGAATTATCACTGGTCAGGAAGAAGGAGCCTATGGATGGATCACCATTAACTACCTTCTGGGCAATTTCAAGCAG tcTGGCTGGAAAAAGCTTCTACACTCCCTGACATCCTTAAGTGAGACATCAGGAGCACTAGACCTTGGAGGAGCCTCCACACAGATTACCTTTGTATCAAAGGACCTCTCTTTGGAGTCCCCAGAGAACCAGCTCTACTTCCGTCTCTATGGCAAGGATTACCAAGTGTACACTCACAGCTTTCTCTGCTACGGGAAGGACCAGGCTCTGCAACAGAAACTGGCCAGGGACCTACAG ACCGTGGAGAGCAGCAGTCTCCTCGACCCGTGCTTTCACCAGGGTTATCAGAGGACTATAAATATAAGTGACTTCTTCAAAAACCCTTGCACATCagacaagaaaaaggaattacCTTTCAGACAGCTGTACATAGAGGGAGAGGGGGACTATCAAAAGTGCCGAGAAAACATCCAGACACTCTTCAACAAAACCCATTGTCCTTACTCCAGTTGCTCCTTCAATGGGATATACCTACCTCCATTACaaggggattttggg gctttttctgctttctatttTGTGATGAACTTTTTGAACCTGACCAGTGAACCAAACCCCCTTGCCCTGAACAAAGTGACCAGCACCATTGAGAGCTTCTGTGCCCGGCCTTGGCAAGAG GTGAAGACAGCATATCACCACATCAAAGAAAAGTACCTGAGTGAATATTGCTTCTCTGGAGCCTACATCCTCTCTCTCCTGGAAAATGGCTATGAGTTCACTGAAAAGAACTGGCAAATGATCCACTTCCTTGGAAAG ATCGGCAGCAGTGATGCAGGTTGGACCCTGGGCTACATGCTGAACCTGACCAACATGATTCCTGCAGAGGAGCCAGCCGAGCCCCCTCTCTCCCATGGCAGCTACGTGGGGCTGATGGTGCTGTGCTCCCTTGTGCTGGTGTCCGTGCTCCTGTTCGCCTGGCTTCTCTTCCACAAGCCCAAGTGCCTGCAGAAGGGGATTGTTTAG
- the ENTPD1 gene encoding ectonucleoside triphosphate diphosphohydrolase 1 isoform X2: protein MDEPKVTGTKPKMSSTRTILLILGFLSTLAVIALIAVAVTQNKPLPRNIKYGIVLDAGSSHTNLYVYEWPAEKENDTGVVKQVEVCKVEGPGISGYSHATEEAGPSLAQCLQQAKEVIPSAQHKETPVYLGATAGMRLLRLQNKSAADKVLSSVENTLRLAPFNFQGARIITGQEEGAYGWITINYLLGNFKQSGWKKLLHSLTSLSETSGALDLGGASTQITFVSKDLSLESPENQLYFRLYGKDYQVYTHSFLCYGKDQALQQKLARDLQTVESSSLLDPCFHQGYQRTINISDFFKNPCTSDKKKELPFRQLYIEGEGDYQKCRENIQTLFNKTHCPYSSCSFNGIYLPPLQGDFGAFSAFYFVMNFLNLTSEPNPLALNKVTSTIESFCARPWQEVKTAYHHIKEKYLSEYCFSGAYILSLLENGYEFTEKNWQMIHFLGKIGSSDAGWTLGYMLNLTNMIPAEEPAEPPLSHGSYVGLMVLCSLVLVSVLLFAWLLFHKPKCLQKGIV, encoded by the exons TCACAGGTACCAAACCAAAGATGTCCTCGACAAGAACGATTCTACTCATCCTGGGATTCCTCTCTACTTTGGCTGTAATTGCTTTAATTGCTGTAGCAGTGACCCAAAACAAGCCACTTCCGAGGAATATTAAG TATGGGATCGTGCTGGATGCGGGATCGTCCCACACTAACCTCTACGTGTACGAGTGGCCAGCAGAGAAGGAGAACGACACTGGGGTGGTGAAGCAGGTGGAGGTGTGTAAAGTTGAAG GCCCTGGGATCTCAGGTTACTCCCATGCCACAGAGGAGGCAGGTCCCTCTCTGGCACAGTGCCTACAACAAGCAAAAGAGGTGAttccctcagcacagcacaaagaGACACCCGTCTACCTCGGAGCAACTGCTGGCATGCGGCTTCTCAG GTTGCAGAACAAAAGTGCAGCTGACAAAGTCTTGTCCTCAGTAGAAAACACACTACGCTTAGCTCCCTTCAACTTCCAGGGTGCCAGAATTATCACTGGTCAGGAAGAAGGAGCCTATGGATGGATCACCATTAACTACCTTCTGGGCAATTTCAAGCAG tcTGGCTGGAAAAAGCTTCTACACTCCCTGACATCCTTAAGTGAGACATCAGGAGCACTAGACCTTGGAGGAGCCTCCACACAGATTACCTTTGTATCAAAGGACCTCTCTTTGGAGTCCCCAGAGAACCAGCTCTACTTCCGTCTCTATGGCAAGGATTACCAAGTGTACACTCACAGCTTTCTCTGCTACGGGAAGGACCAGGCTCTGCAACAGAAACTGGCCAGGGACCTACAG ACCGTGGAGAGCAGCAGTCTCCTCGACCCGTGCTTTCACCAGGGTTATCAGAGGACTATAAATATAAGTGACTTCTTCAAAAACCCTTGCACATCagacaagaaaaaggaattacCTTTCAGACAGCTGTACATAGAGGGAGAGGGGGACTATCAAAAGTGCCGAGAAAACATCCAGACACTCTTCAACAAAACCCATTGTCCTTACTCCAGTTGCTCCTTCAATGGGATATACCTACCTCCATTACaaggggattttggg gctttttctgctttctatttTGTGATGAACTTTTTGAACCTGACCAGTGAACCAAACCCCCTTGCCCTGAACAAAGTGACCAGCACCATTGAGAGCTTCTGTGCCCGGCCTTGGCAAGAG GTGAAGACAGCATATCACCACATCAAAGAAAAGTACCTGAGTGAATATTGCTTCTCTGGAGCCTACATCCTCTCTCTCCTGGAAAATGGCTATGAGTTCACTGAAAAGAACTGGCAAATGATCCACTTCCTTGGAAAG ATCGGCAGCAGTGATGCAGGTTGGACCCTGGGCTACATGCTGAACCTGACCAACATGATTCCTGCAGAGGAGCCAGCCGAGCCCCCTCTCTCCCATGGCAGCTACGTGGGGCTGATGGTGCTGTGCTCCCTTGTGCTGGTGTCCGTGCTCCTGTTCGCCTGGCTTCTCTTCCACAAGCCCAAGTGCCTGCAGAAGGGGATTGTTTAG
- the ENTPD1 gene encoding ectonucleoside triphosphate diphosphohydrolase 1 isoform X4 — protein MSSTRTILLILGFLSTLAVIALIAVAVTQNKPLPRNIKYGIVLDAGSSHTNLYVYEWPAEKENDTGVVKQVEVCKVEGPGISGYSHATEEAGPSLAQCLQQAKEVIPSAQHKETPVYLGATAGMRLLRLQNKSAADKVLSSVENTLRLAPFNFQGARIITGQEEGAYGWITINYLLGNFKQSGWKKLLHSLTSLSETSGALDLGGASTQITFVSKDLSLESPENQLYFRLYGKDYQVYTHSFLCYGKDQALQQKLARDLQTVESSSLLDPCFHQGYQRTINISDFFKNPCTSDKKKELPFRQLYIEGEGDYQKCRENIQTLFNKTHCPYSSCSFNGIYLPPLQGDFGAFSAFYFVMNFLNLTSEPNPLALNKVTSTIESFCARPWQEVKTAYHHIKEKYLSEYCFSGAYILSLLENGYEFTEKNWQMIHFLGKIGSSDAGWTLGYMLNLTNMIPAEEPAEPPLSHGSYVGLMVLCSLVLVSVLLFAWLLFHKPKCLQKGIV, from the exons ATGTCCTCGACAAGAACGATTCTACTCATCCTGGGATTCCTCTCTACTTTGGCTGTAATTGCTTTAATTGCTGTAGCAGTGACCCAAAACAAGCCACTTCCGAGGAATATTAAG TATGGGATCGTGCTGGATGCGGGATCGTCCCACACTAACCTCTACGTGTACGAGTGGCCAGCAGAGAAGGAGAACGACACTGGGGTGGTGAAGCAGGTGGAGGTGTGTAAAGTTGAAG GCCCTGGGATCTCAGGTTACTCCCATGCCACAGAGGAGGCAGGTCCCTCTCTGGCACAGTGCCTACAACAAGCAAAAGAGGTGAttccctcagcacagcacaaagaGACACCCGTCTACCTCGGAGCAACTGCTGGCATGCGGCTTCTCAG GTTGCAGAACAAAAGTGCAGCTGACAAAGTCTTGTCCTCAGTAGAAAACACACTACGCTTAGCTCCCTTCAACTTCCAGGGTGCCAGAATTATCACTGGTCAGGAAGAAGGAGCCTATGGATGGATCACCATTAACTACCTTCTGGGCAATTTCAAGCAG tcTGGCTGGAAAAAGCTTCTACACTCCCTGACATCCTTAAGTGAGACATCAGGAGCACTAGACCTTGGAGGAGCCTCCACACAGATTACCTTTGTATCAAAGGACCTCTCTTTGGAGTCCCCAGAGAACCAGCTCTACTTCCGTCTCTATGGCAAGGATTACCAAGTGTACACTCACAGCTTTCTCTGCTACGGGAAGGACCAGGCTCTGCAACAGAAACTGGCCAGGGACCTACAG ACCGTGGAGAGCAGCAGTCTCCTCGACCCGTGCTTTCACCAGGGTTATCAGAGGACTATAAATATAAGTGACTTCTTCAAAAACCCTTGCACATCagacaagaaaaaggaattacCTTTCAGACAGCTGTACATAGAGGGAGAGGGGGACTATCAAAAGTGCCGAGAAAACATCCAGACACTCTTCAACAAAACCCATTGTCCTTACTCCAGTTGCTCCTTCAATGGGATATACCTACCTCCATTACaaggggattttggg gctttttctgctttctatttTGTGATGAACTTTTTGAACCTGACCAGTGAACCAAACCCCCTTGCCCTGAACAAAGTGACCAGCACCATTGAGAGCTTCTGTGCCCGGCCTTGGCAAGAG GTGAAGACAGCATATCACCACATCAAAGAAAAGTACCTGAGTGAATATTGCTTCTCTGGAGCCTACATCCTCTCTCTCCTGGAAAATGGCTATGAGTTCACTGAAAAGAACTGGCAAATGATCCACTTCCTTGGAAAG ATCGGCAGCAGTGATGCAGGTTGGACCCTGGGCTACATGCTGAACCTGACCAACATGATTCCTGCAGAGGAGCCAGCCGAGCCCCCTCTCTCCCATGGCAGCTACGTGGGGCTGATGGTGCTGTGCTCCCTTGTGCTGGTGTCCGTGCTCCTGTTCGCCTGGCTTCTCTTCCACAAGCCCAAGTGCCTGCAGAAGGGGATTGTTTAG
- the ENTPD1 gene encoding ectonucleoside triphosphate diphosphohydrolase 1 isoform X5: MLNSSTDCSHALSLPSLPAELHRHKLLQLENVHRLHCQSPSLLVTGTKPKMSSTRTILLILGFLSTLAVIALIAVAVTQNKPLPRNIKYGIVLDAGSSHTNLYVYEWPAEKENDTGVVKQVEVCKVEGPGISGYSHATEEAGPSLAQCLQQAKEVIPSAQHKETPVYLGATAGMRLLRLQNKSAADKVLSSVENTLRLAPFNFQGARIITGQEEGAYGWITINYLLGNFKQSGWKKLLHSLTSLSETSGALDLGGASTQITFVSKDLSLESPENQLYFRLYGKDYQVYTHSFLCYGKDQALQQKLARDLQTVESSSLLDPCFHQGYQRTINISDFFKNPCTSDKKKELPFRQLYIEGEGDYQKCRENIQTLFNKTHCPYSSCSFNGIYLPPLQGDFGAFSAFYFVMNFLNLTSEPNPLALNKVTSTIESFCARPWQEVKTAYHHIKEKYLSEYCFSGAYILSLLENGYEFTEKNWQMIHFLGKIGSSDAGWTLGYMLNLTNMIPAEEPAEPPLSHGSYVGLMVLCSLVLVSVLLFAWLLFHKPKCLQKGIV; this comes from the exons TCACAGGTACCAAACCAAAGATGTCCTCGACAAGAACGATTCTACTCATCCTGGGATTCCTCTCTACTTTGGCTGTAATTGCTTTAATTGCTGTAGCAGTGACCCAAAACAAGCCACTTCCGAGGAATATTAAG TATGGGATCGTGCTGGATGCGGGATCGTCCCACACTAACCTCTACGTGTACGAGTGGCCAGCAGAGAAGGAGAACGACACTGGGGTGGTGAAGCAGGTGGAGGTGTGTAAAGTTGAAG GCCCTGGGATCTCAGGTTACTCCCATGCCACAGAGGAGGCAGGTCCCTCTCTGGCACAGTGCCTACAACAAGCAAAAGAGGTGAttccctcagcacagcacaaagaGACACCCGTCTACCTCGGAGCAACTGCTGGCATGCGGCTTCTCAG GTTGCAGAACAAAAGTGCAGCTGACAAAGTCTTGTCCTCAGTAGAAAACACACTACGCTTAGCTCCCTTCAACTTCCAGGGTGCCAGAATTATCACTGGTCAGGAAGAAGGAGCCTATGGATGGATCACCATTAACTACCTTCTGGGCAATTTCAAGCAG tcTGGCTGGAAAAAGCTTCTACACTCCCTGACATCCTTAAGTGAGACATCAGGAGCACTAGACCTTGGAGGAGCCTCCACACAGATTACCTTTGTATCAAAGGACCTCTCTTTGGAGTCCCCAGAGAACCAGCTCTACTTCCGTCTCTATGGCAAGGATTACCAAGTGTACACTCACAGCTTTCTCTGCTACGGGAAGGACCAGGCTCTGCAACAGAAACTGGCCAGGGACCTACAG ACCGTGGAGAGCAGCAGTCTCCTCGACCCGTGCTTTCACCAGGGTTATCAGAGGACTATAAATATAAGTGACTTCTTCAAAAACCCTTGCACATCagacaagaaaaaggaattacCTTTCAGACAGCTGTACATAGAGGGAGAGGGGGACTATCAAAAGTGCCGAGAAAACATCCAGACACTCTTCAACAAAACCCATTGTCCTTACTCCAGTTGCTCCTTCAATGGGATATACCTACCTCCATTACaaggggattttggg gctttttctgctttctatttTGTGATGAACTTTTTGAACCTGACCAGTGAACCAAACCCCCTTGCCCTGAACAAAGTGACCAGCACCATTGAGAGCTTCTGTGCCCGGCCTTGGCAAGAG GTGAAGACAGCATATCACCACATCAAAGAAAAGTACCTGAGTGAATATTGCTTCTCTGGAGCCTACATCCTCTCTCTCCTGGAAAATGGCTATGAGTTCACTGAAAAGAACTGGCAAATGATCCACTTCCTTGGAAAG ATCGGCAGCAGTGATGCAGGTTGGACCCTGGGCTACATGCTGAACCTGACCAACATGATTCCTGCAGAGGAGCCAGCCGAGCCCCCTCTCTCCCATGGCAGCTACGTGGGGCTGATGGTGCTGTGCTCCCTTGTGCTGGTGTCCGTGCTCCTGTTCGCCTGGCTTCTCTTCCACAAGCCCAAGTGCCTGCAGAAGGGGATTGTTTAG